One genomic segment of Peromyscus leucopus breed LL Stock chromosome 23, UCI_PerLeu_2.1, whole genome shotgun sequence includes these proteins:
- the Fbxo24 gene encoding F-box only protein 24 isoform X1 yields the protein MGLRQALTAEEEGRCGPHRTLFAPLLPWQVKRSCPSCGLEAGNEERGNPISVQLFPPELVEHIVSFLPVKDVVALGQTCHYFHEVCDAEGVWRRICRRLCPRVRDQGSGARPWKRAAILNYTKGLYFQAFGGRRRCLSKSVAPMLAHGYRRFLPTKDHVFILDYVGTLFFLKNALVSSTLGQIQWKRACRYVVLCRGAKDFASDPRCDTVYRKYLYVLATREQPAVAGAPGSRACDCVEVYLQSSGQRVFKMTFHPSMSFKQIVLVGQETQRALLLLTEEGKIYSLVVNETQLDQPRSYTVQLTLRKVSRCLPHLRVTCMASNQSSTLYITDQGGVYFEVHTPGVYRDLFGTLQAFDPLDHQMPLALSLPAKVLFCALGYNHLGLVDEFGRIFMQGNNRYGQLGTGDKMDRGEPTLVHYLQRPIALWCGLNHSLVLSQTSDFSKELLGCGCGAGGRLPGWPKGSASFVKLHIKVPLCACSLCSTRECLYMLSSHDIEQCPVYRDLPASRVGGSPEPSQGAGAPQDPGGTAQACEEYLSQIHSCPTLQDRMAKMKEIVGWMPLMAAQKDFFWEALDMLQRAAGGGGPGTSNPES from the exons ATGGGCCTAAGGCAGGCGTTGAcagcagaggaggagggcaggtgTGGCCCCCACAGAACCCTTTTTGCTCCCCTTCTGCCCTGGCAGGTGAAGCGCAGCTGCCCTTCTTGCGGTCTGGAGGCTGGGAACGAGGAGAGAGGGAACCCTATTTCTGTACAGTTGTTCCCCCCAGAGCTG GTGGAACACATCGTCTCCTTCCTCCCCGTCAAAGATGTTGTCGCCCTAGGCCAGACCTGCCACTACTTCCACGAAGTGTGTGATGCCGAGGGCGTGTGGAGACGCATCTGTCGAAGGCTCTGTCCACGCGTCCGTGACCAGGGCTCTGGTGCCCGGCCCTGGAAGAGAGCTGCCATCCTTAACT ATACAAAGGGCCTGTATTTCCAGGCATTCGGAGGACGACGCCGATGTCTCAGCAAGAGTGTGGCCCCCATGCTAGCCCATGGCTACCGCCGCTTCTTACCCACGAAGGACCATGTGTTCATTCTTGACTATGTGGGGACCCTCTTCTTCCTCAAAAACGCTCTGGTGTCCTCCACCCTCGGCCAGATCCAGTGGAAGCGGGCCTGCCGCTACGTGGTGCTGTGTCGAGGTGCTAAGGAT TTTGCCTCCGACCCAAGATGTGACACGGTTTACCGGAAATACCTCTACGTCTTGGCCACTCGGGAGCAGCCGGCTGTGGCGGGCGCCCCCGGCAGCCGGGCCTGCGACTGTGTGGAGGTCTATCTGCAGTCCAGCGGCCAGCGGGTCTTCAAGATGACATTCCACCCCTCCATGAGCTTCAAGCAGATCGTGCTGGTCGGCCAGGAGACCCAGCGGGCCCTGCTGCTCCTCACAG AGGAAGGGAAGATCTACTCCTTGGTAGTGAATGAGACCCAGCTGGACCAGCCACGCTCCTACACGGTACAGCTGACCCTCAGGAAGGTGTCGCGATGCCTGCCTCACCTTCGTGTGACGTGCATGGCTTCCAACCAGAGCAGCACCCTCTACATCACAG ACCAGGGGGGAGTGTATTTTGAGGTGCACACCCCAGGGGTGTATCGTGATCTCTTTGGGACCCTCCAAGCCTTTGACCCTCTGGACCACCAGATGCCACTTgctctctccctgcctgccaag GTCCTATTCTGTGCTCTTGGCTACAATCACCTTGGCCTGGTGGATGAATTTGGCCGGATCTTTATGCAGGGAAATAACAGATATGGGCAGCTGGGAACTGGAGACAAAATGGACCGAGGGGAACCCACACTG GTTCATTATCTACAGCGTCCCATTGCCCTGTGGTGTGGCCTCAACCATTCCTTGGTGCTGAGTCAGACCTCGGATTTCAGCAAGGAGCTGCTGGGGtgcggctgtggggctggaggCCGCCTTCCTGGCTGGCCTAAGGGGAGTGCCTCCTTTGTCAAGCTACATATCAAG GTCCCCTTGTGTGCCTGCTCCCTCTGCTCCACCAGAGAGTGTCTCTATATGCTGTCCAGCCACGACATCGAACAATGCCCCGTCTATCGAGACCTGCCAGCCAGCAGGGTGGGGGGAAGCCCTGAACCTAGCCAGGGGGCTGGAGCCCCTCAAGACCCTGGGGGAACAGCCCAGGCCTGTGAGGAGTACCTCAGCCAGATCCACAGTTGCCCCACGTTGCAGGACCGAATGGCGAAGATGAAGGAGATTGTGGGCTGGATGCCCTTGATGGCGGCCCAGAAAGATTTCTTCTGGGAGGCACTGGACATGCTGCAGAGGGCTGCTGGTGGGGGCGGCCCAGGCACCTCGAACCCTGAGAGCTGA
- the Fbxo24 gene encoding F-box only protein 24 isoform X3, protein MPRACGDASVEGSVHASVTRALVPGPGRELPSLTAFGGRRRCLSKSVAPMLAHGYRRFLPTKDHVFILDYVGTLFFLKNALVSSTLGQIQWKRACRYVVLCRGAKDFASDPRCDTVYRKYLYVLATREQPAVAGAPGSRACDCVEVYLQSSGQRVFKMTFHPSMSFKQIVLVGQETQRALLLLTEEGKIYSLVVNETQLDQPRSYTVQLTLRKVSRCLPHLRVTCMASNQSSTLYITDQGGVYFEVHTPGVYRDLFGTLQAFDPLDHQMPLALSLPAKVLFCALGYNHLGLVDEFGRIFMQGNNRYGQLGTGDKMDRGEPTLVHYLQRPIALWCGLNHSLVLSQTSDFSKELLGCGCGAGGRLPGWPKGSASFVKLHIKVPLCACSLCSTRECLYMLSSHDIEQCPVYRDLPASRVGGSPEPSQGAGAPQDPGGTAQACEEYLSQIHSCPTLQDRMAKMKEIVGWMPLMAAQKDFFWEALDMLQRAAGGGGPGTSNPES, encoded by the exons ATGCCGAGGGCGTGTGGAGACGCATCTGTCGAAGGCTCTGTCCACGCGTCCGTGACCAGGGCTCTGGTGCCCGGCCCTGGAAGAGAGCTGCCATCCTTAACT GCATTCGGAGGACGACGCCGATGTCTCAGCAAGAGTGTGGCCCCCATGCTAGCCCATGGCTACCGCCGCTTCTTACCCACGAAGGACCATGTGTTCATTCTTGACTATGTGGGGACCCTCTTCTTCCTCAAAAACGCTCTGGTGTCCTCCACCCTCGGCCAGATCCAGTGGAAGCGGGCCTGCCGCTACGTGGTGCTGTGTCGAGGTGCTAAGGAT TTTGCCTCCGACCCAAGATGTGACACGGTTTACCGGAAATACCTCTACGTCTTGGCCACTCGGGAGCAGCCGGCTGTGGCGGGCGCCCCCGGCAGCCGGGCCTGCGACTGTGTGGAGGTCTATCTGCAGTCCAGCGGCCAGCGGGTCTTCAAGATGACATTCCACCCCTCCATGAGCTTCAAGCAGATCGTGCTGGTCGGCCAGGAGACCCAGCGGGCCCTGCTGCTCCTCACAG AGGAAGGGAAGATCTACTCCTTGGTAGTGAATGAGACCCAGCTGGACCAGCCACGCTCCTACACGGTACAGCTGACCCTCAGGAAGGTGTCGCGATGCCTGCCTCACCTTCGTGTGACGTGCATGGCTTCCAACCAGAGCAGCACCCTCTACATCACAG ACCAGGGGGGAGTGTATTTTGAGGTGCACACCCCAGGGGTGTATCGTGATCTCTTTGGGACCCTCCAAGCCTTTGACCCTCTGGACCACCAGATGCCACTTgctctctccctgcctgccaag GTCCTATTCTGTGCTCTTGGCTACAATCACCTTGGCCTGGTGGATGAATTTGGCCGGATCTTTATGCAGGGAAATAACAGATATGGGCAGCTGGGAACTGGAGACAAAATGGACCGAGGGGAACCCACACTG GTTCATTATCTACAGCGTCCCATTGCCCTGTGGTGTGGCCTCAACCATTCCTTGGTGCTGAGTCAGACCTCGGATTTCAGCAAGGAGCTGCTGGGGtgcggctgtggggctggaggCCGCCTTCCTGGCTGGCCTAAGGGGAGTGCCTCCTTTGTCAAGCTACATATCAAG GTCCCCTTGTGTGCCTGCTCCCTCTGCTCCACCAGAGAGTGTCTCTATATGCTGTCCAGCCACGACATCGAACAATGCCCCGTCTATCGAGACCTGCCAGCCAGCAGGGTGGGGGGAAGCCCTGAACCTAGCCAGGGGGCTGGAGCCCCTCAAGACCCTGGGGGAACAGCCCAGGCCTGTGAGGAGTACCTCAGCCAGATCCACAGTTGCCCCACGTTGCAGGACCGAATGGCGAAGATGAAGGAGATTGTGGGCTGGATGCCCTTGATGGCGGCCCAGAAAGATTTCTTCTGGGAGGCACTGGACATGCTGCAGAGGGCTGCTGGTGGGGGCGGCCCAGGCACCTCGAACCCTGAGAGCTGA
- the Fbxo24 gene encoding F-box only protein 24 isoform X2: MLRRSRRQKLQKLTRLCRQEEGIRVKRSCPSCGLEAGNEERGNPISVQLFPPELVEHIVSFLPVKDVVALGQTCHYFHEVCDAEGVWRRICRRLCPRVRDQGSGARPWKRAAILNYTKGLYFQAFGGRRRCLSKSVAPMLAHGYRRFLPTKDHVFILDYVGTLFFLKNALVSSTLGQIQWKRACRYVVLCRGAKDFASDPRCDTVYRKYLYVLATREQPAVAGAPGSRACDCVEVYLQSSGQRVFKMTFHPSMSFKQIVLVGQETQRALLLLTEEGKIYSLVVNETQLDQPRSYTVQLTLRKVSRCLPHLRVTCMASNQSSTLYITDQGGVYFEVHTPGVYRDLFGTLQAFDPLDHQMPLALSLPAKVLFCALGYNHLGLVDEFGRIFMQGNNRYGQLGTGDKMDRGEPTLVHYLQRPIALWCGLNHSLVLSQTSDFSKELLGCGCGAGGRLPGWPKGSASFVKLHIKVPLCACSLCSTRECLYMLSSHDIEQCPVYRDLPASRVGGSPEPSQGAGAPQDPGGTAQACEEYLSQIHSCPTLQDRMAKMKEIVGWMPLMAAQKDFFWEALDMLQRAAGGGGPGTSNPES; this comes from the exons ATGTTGAGGAGAAGCCGGAGACAGAAGCTGCAAAAATTGACCAGGCTGTGCAGACAGGAGGAGGGGATCAGG GTGAAGCGCAGCTGCCCTTCTTGCGGTCTGGAGGCTGGGAACGAGGAGAGAGGGAACCCTATTTCTGTACAGTTGTTCCCCCCAGAGCTG GTGGAACACATCGTCTCCTTCCTCCCCGTCAAAGATGTTGTCGCCCTAGGCCAGACCTGCCACTACTTCCACGAAGTGTGTGATGCCGAGGGCGTGTGGAGACGCATCTGTCGAAGGCTCTGTCCACGCGTCCGTGACCAGGGCTCTGGTGCCCGGCCCTGGAAGAGAGCTGCCATCCTTAACT ATACAAAGGGCCTGTATTTCCAGGCATTCGGAGGACGACGCCGATGTCTCAGCAAGAGTGTGGCCCCCATGCTAGCCCATGGCTACCGCCGCTTCTTACCCACGAAGGACCATGTGTTCATTCTTGACTATGTGGGGACCCTCTTCTTCCTCAAAAACGCTCTGGTGTCCTCCACCCTCGGCCAGATCCAGTGGAAGCGGGCCTGCCGCTACGTGGTGCTGTGTCGAGGTGCTAAGGAT TTTGCCTCCGACCCAAGATGTGACACGGTTTACCGGAAATACCTCTACGTCTTGGCCACTCGGGAGCAGCCGGCTGTGGCGGGCGCCCCCGGCAGCCGGGCCTGCGACTGTGTGGAGGTCTATCTGCAGTCCAGCGGCCAGCGGGTCTTCAAGATGACATTCCACCCCTCCATGAGCTTCAAGCAGATCGTGCTGGTCGGCCAGGAGACCCAGCGGGCCCTGCTGCTCCTCACAG AGGAAGGGAAGATCTACTCCTTGGTAGTGAATGAGACCCAGCTGGACCAGCCACGCTCCTACACGGTACAGCTGACCCTCAGGAAGGTGTCGCGATGCCTGCCTCACCTTCGTGTGACGTGCATGGCTTCCAACCAGAGCAGCACCCTCTACATCACAG ACCAGGGGGGAGTGTATTTTGAGGTGCACACCCCAGGGGTGTATCGTGATCTCTTTGGGACCCTCCAAGCCTTTGACCCTCTGGACCACCAGATGCCACTTgctctctccctgcctgccaag GTCCTATTCTGTGCTCTTGGCTACAATCACCTTGGCCTGGTGGATGAATTTGGCCGGATCTTTATGCAGGGAAATAACAGATATGGGCAGCTGGGAACTGGAGACAAAATGGACCGAGGGGAACCCACACTG GTTCATTATCTACAGCGTCCCATTGCCCTGTGGTGTGGCCTCAACCATTCCTTGGTGCTGAGTCAGACCTCGGATTTCAGCAAGGAGCTGCTGGGGtgcggctgtggggctggaggCCGCCTTCCTGGCTGGCCTAAGGGGAGTGCCTCCTTTGTCAAGCTACATATCAAG GTCCCCTTGTGTGCCTGCTCCCTCTGCTCCACCAGAGAGTGTCTCTATATGCTGTCCAGCCACGACATCGAACAATGCCCCGTCTATCGAGACCTGCCAGCCAGCAGGGTGGGGGGAAGCCCTGAACCTAGCCAGGGGGCTGGAGCCCCTCAAGACCCTGGGGGAACAGCCCAGGCCTGTGAGGAGTACCTCAGCCAGATCCACAGTTGCCCCACGTTGCAGGACCGAATGGCGAAGATGAAGGAGATTGTGGGCTGGATGCCCTTGATGGCGGCCCAGAAAGATTTCTTCTGGGAGGCACTGGACATGCTGCAGAGGGCTGCTGGTGGGGGCGGCCCAGGCACCTCGAACCCTGAGAGCTGA